From Streptomyces sp. SCSIO 75703:
CTTCCGGGTCCTCTTCCGGTCCTGTGCCGGGCCGGCCGGCCTCGCGCCCGGTGCGCGGGGCGTGCGGGGTGCCGGCTCCGGTGGTGGGGGCGTCGCGCCGGGGGTCATTCCACGACGACCATCTCCCGGGTGGTGTCGTTGAGCCGCCGGCCGCCGTCCTCGGTGACGGTGACGATGTCCTCGATGCGGACCCCGAAGCGGCCGGGCAGGTAGACGCCGGGTTCGACGGAGAAGCACATGCCGGGCAGCAGCGGCTGCTCCTCCCCCTCGATCATGTACGGCGGCTCGTGGGTGGTGACGCCGATGCCGTGCCCGGTGCGGTGGATGAAGTACGGCCCGTACCCCCCGCCGTCGATCACCGCGCGGGCGGCGCGGTCGACGTCCTGGCAGGCGGCGCCGGGCCGCACCGCGCGAAAGCCCGCCTCCTGCGCCTCGCGGACCAGGTCGTGCACCCGGCGTTCCTCCTCGGTGGGCGCGCCGACGTGGACGGTGCGGGAGGTGTCGGAGCCGTAGCCGTCCTTGAGGCCGCCGAAGTCGAGGACGATCATGTCGCCGTCCCGGATGACGCGGTCGCCGGCCTCGTGGTGCGGGTTGGCGCCGTTGGGGCCGGAGGCGACGATGGTGAAGTCGACCCGGGAGTGCCCGAAGCGGCGCAGCAGCGCGTCGAGGTCGGCGGCGACGTCGCTCTCGCGGCGGCCGGCGAAGCGGACGGTGAGGATCTCCTCGAAGGCCGCGTCGGCGGCGGCGCCGGCCGCCGCCATCAGCTCCAGTTCGGCCGGGTCCTTGACGGCGCGCAGCAGCGGCAGCGCCTCGGTGAGGGCGGCGTACGAGGTGCCGGGCAGGGCGTTTTGCAGGCCGAGCAGGTGCAGGGCCCAGGTGTTGTCGCTGACGCCGAGGCGTCCGCCGCCGTCGAGGAGGGCGGCGGTGGCGGCGTAGGGGTCCTGGCCGTCGGTCCAGTCGCGCAGGGTCAGCGCGGGCGCTCCGGCGGCCTTCTCGGCGTCGGGGGCCTCCAGGGCGGGCACGACGAGGACGGGGCGACGGCCGGGGGCGAGGACGAGCAGGGTGAGCCGTTCGGTGTCGGCGGAGGGCGCGTAGCCGGTGAGCCAGACCAGGTCGGGGCCGGGGGCGACGAGCAGACCGGCCAGCCCGGCGTCGGCGGCCGACCGCACGGCGCGTGCCATGCGGGCCCGGTAGTCGTCAGCGGTGAAGCGCGCAGCGGGTGTGCCGCCGGTCATCCGGTCCTCCTGGGCGGGCGGAAAAGGTGCCTATGGGCAGCATCCTGCCCGTTCGGCGGGACCGGCGCGAACCGGCCACCGCACCGCTCGCCTCCGGCCACGCCCCCTCCGCGGGCCGGCGGCGGTCAGGTGGCGACGCCCGGTACCGCCGTCAGCTGCTGGTACCCGCCGCCGGCGTGGCGCACCGTCACCTTGACCGGGGTGCCGGGTTCGGCGCGGGCGACGGCGCGGGCGAGGTCGGCGGCCGAGTCCACGCGGGCGGTGCCGAAGGTCAGCAGGACGTCGCCGCGGACCAGTCCCGCCGCGTACCCGGGGCCGGGGACGTGGATGCCGACGACCAGGGCGCCCGGCCGCCGGTCGTCCACGGCCTCGACGCCGAGGGTGGCGGTGGGCGGTGCCGGGTCGGCGGCGGGCCCGGGGGCGGTGCCGGCGGACGGCTGCGGCGGGGCCGCCCGCACGTCCGCCGCCGGGCCCTGGGCCGGCGCCGTCCCGGCGGCGGGCCCGGACTGCCCGGTGAGCCGGTGCGCGCCGAGCAGGGTGGTGCCGACCGTGCCGAGTCCGACGCCGGCCAGCAGCAGCACGACGGCGCCGACCGTGGCGAGCAGCACGGTCGCCGCCCGCCGACGGCCGCGGCGCACGGGGTGCGGGGGGCGGTCGGGACCGGGCGCGGTGCCGGTCCCGGGGTCCCGGCCCGGCATGGGCTTGGGGCGCAACGCTGTCTGTTCCATGGCTCTCGTCTCCTCCGGCAGGGGACCTACCCCGCCCGCCGGCGCGTCACGAGCCACGAACGGGTGAGAGCGCCGGCGTCCGGGTGCCGCCCCCGGCGCTCGGGCGCCGCCCGGTCTCAGCCGAGCGGGCCGGCCACCACCGTCGCCGCCGCGCCGGGCGCCCGGGGGACGGGCAGCGACGGCGGCCGGTCCGGGAGGAAGCCGTGGGTGCGCCGGGCCAGGTAGTCGGCCTGGTAGCGGGGCACGTTGCGGTGCCAGTTGAGGATGCCGGCCATCCAGTTCTGCAGGTCGGTCACATAGGTGTCCATCACCGCGCGCGCTTCGTCCGAGAGCTGGAAGTCGTCGTAGACGATGGGCAGTTCGTGGGCGACGACGTGTTCGAACTGGCGCATGCGCTGGGTCATCAGGTCGTGCACGACGCGCAGGCCGGAGGGGTAGTCGATGCCGAAGAAGTTCTGCACGACGAGGATCGCGTTGTGGATCTCGCCCTCGTACTCGATCTCCTTCTGGTACGAGAAGACGTCGTTGAGGAGGCAGGCGTAGTCGATGGCCGCGTTCTCCAGGGAGCGGACGGGGCCGCTGCGGTAGACCTCGGGCGGCACGGCCGGGCCGTGTCCGGCGCGGCACAGGCCGAGCGTGAGGTCGGAGCCGAAGGTGGCCCGCCGCATCTCCAGGTAGTCCACGGGGTCGGGGAC
This genomic window contains:
- a CDS encoding PDZ domain-containing protein; translated protein: MEQTALRPKPMPGRDPGTGTAPGPDRPPHPVRRGRRRAATVLLATVGAVVLLLAGVGLGTVGTTLLGAHRLTGQSGPAAGTAPAQGPAADVRAAPPQPSAGTAPGPAADPAPPTATLGVEAVDDRRPGALVVGIHVPGPGYAAGLVRGDVLLTFGTARVDSAADLARAVARAEPGTPVKVTVRHAGGGYQQLTAVPGVAT
- a CDS encoding Xaa-Pro peptidase family protein, translated to MTGGTPAARFTADDYRARMARAVRSAADAGLAGLLVAPGPDLVWLTGYAPSADTERLTLLVLAPGRRPVLVVPALEAPDAEKAAGAPALTLRDWTDGQDPYAATAALLDGGGRLGVSDNTWALHLLGLQNALPGTSYAALTEALPLLRAVKDPAELELMAAAGAAADAAFEEILTVRFAGRRESDVAADLDALLRRFGHSRVDFTIVASGPNGANPHHEAGDRVIRDGDMIVLDFGGLKDGYGSDTSRTVHVGAPTEEERRVHDLVREAQEAGFRAVRPGAACQDVDRAARAVIDGGGYGPYFIHRTGHGIGVTTHEPPYMIEGEEQPLLPGMCFSVEPGVYLPGRFGVRIEDIVTVTEDGGRRLNDTTREMVVVE